Proteins found in one Sorghum bicolor cultivar BTx623 chromosome 1, Sorghum_bicolor_NCBIv3, whole genome shotgun sequence genomic segment:
- the LOC8065852 gene encoding uncharacterized protein LOC8065852 isoform X3: MEPPDPSIQLQLQEEAQQKGKQKEKIYNNKDATRSILKDQLEVDFGCPATNPFVPTSPSASLNNWHNQLGLMYNVQKHEGTSTQAWYTERANTVPSVISINESGTIDGCSSNLPQKQNSSKESLTGLLMEQLRNSQEEMYSLSQEMQGSYTSLLFGSQNFQESMRVQEQLLEYYTGNKINISTTAETSQVALENMSN, encoded by the exons ATGGAGCCTCCAGATCCATCAATCCAGCTTCAACTACAGGAAGAAGCACAACAAAAAGGG AAACAAAAGGAGAAGATCTATAACAACAAGGATGCAACAAGATCGATACTAAAAGATCAGCTGGAG GTGGATTTTGGATGCCCTGCAACAAATCCATTTGTACCAACAAGTCCAAGCGCTTCGCTGAACAACTGGCACAATCAATTGGGGCTCATGTACAACGTCCAG AAGCATGAAGGAACATCAACCCAAGCCTGGTATACAGAAAGAGCAAATACAGTTCCTAGTGTAATTTCAATCAATGAATCAGGAACAATAGATGGATGCAGTTCAAACCTTCCTCAAAAACAAAATAGCAGCAAG GAAAGCTTGACAGGATTGCTGATGGAGCAACTCAGAAACTCACAAGAAGAAATGTACTCG TTATCTCAGGAAATGCAAGGATCATACACAAGTTTACTATTTGGTTCACAAAACTTTCAG GAAAGTATGCGAGTTCAGGAACAGTTATTGGAATACTACACAGGAAACAAAATTAATATATCTACAACAGCAGAGACATCACAG GTAGCTCTGGAAAACATGTCAAATTAG
- the LOC8065852 gene encoding protein FAR-RED ELONGATED HYPOCOTYL 3 isoform X1, with protein sequence MLFISFLREYQRIIEAIDRAENLEDHYSSQKKPKELLFGYMFEKQAHELYNRNVYKKFQIQLKATSTMTYQEIEEGKAFEVWQRRNQVHQIQNIRKYTVLTDLTEGKEQFDCICAKFSKDGILCSHVLKIIIEKEISNIPEMYIIDRWRKKEMRMLKQPMGEDTIATSSLLRYNVLSRKSTVLNSKAAKREEATNYLMAEMDRIEAHLNQLLEPPARDQNHNEETANQEIQTQATSVQNEIEDPETATQKGRPELPKRMKTQIEKVREKMRQQEIKKKKKETTHANSSTISHYQSSPSKQQNKRMRKSATKNTEGRPSN encoded by the exons ATGCTATTCATCAGTTTCCTAAGAGAGTATCAAAGAATAATAGAAGCAATAGATAGAGCAGAAAATCTAGAGGACCATTACAGCAGCCAGAAAAAACCCAAAGAGCTCCTTTTTGGTTACATGTTTGAGAAACAAGCACATGAGCTATACAACAGGAATGTGTACAAAAAGTTCCAAATCCAACTAAAGGCTACTTCAACAATGACATACCAGGAAATTGAGGAAGGGAAAGCATTTGAAGTTTGGCAAAGAAGAAATCAAGTACATCAGATACAAAATATAAGAAAGTATACAGTTCTGACTGACCTAACTGAAGGGAAAGAGCAATTTGATTGCATTTGTGCCAAATTCAGCAAGGATGGGATTCTCTGTTCACATGTCTTGAAAATCATAATAGAAAAAGAAATTAGTAACATACCAGAAATGTACATAATAGATAGATGGAGAAAAAAGGAAATGAGAATGCTGAAACAACCTATGGGAGAGGACACAATAGCTACGAGCTCACTACTCAGGTACAATGTGCTCTCAAGAAAATCTACAGTTCTGAACTCAAAAGCAGCTAAAAGGGAGGAAGCAACAAATTACCTTATGGCAGAAATGGACAGGATAGAAGCACACTTGAACCAGCTGTTGGAGCCTCCAGCAAGGGATCAAAATCACAATGAAGAAACAGCAAATCAAGAAATACAAACACAGGCAACTAGTGTGCAAAATGAAATTGAAGATCCAGAGACAGCAACCCAGAAGGGCAGGCCAGAACTGCCAAAAAGAATGAAAACTCAAATAGAAAAGGTCAGAGAGAAAATGAGACAACAAGAAatcaagaagaaaaagaaagaaacaacACATGCCAACTCAAGTACAATTTCACATTATCAAA GCTCACCAAGCAAGCAACAGAACAAGAGGATGAGAAAGTCAGCAACGAAAAATACTGAAGGACGACCAAGCAACTGA
- the LOC8065163 gene encoding cytochrome P450 89A2, whose protein sequence is MATAQLLILAALLLLPLVAVLLGKLHGPRKGKNGARLPPCPPGLPFVGNLLLLRRYSSDVEALLRRLVARYGPVVSLRVGPSLSIFIADRRIAHAALVESGAALADRHAVTRALLGESGNTISRSSYGPVWRLLRRNLVAETLHPSRVKLFAPARAWGRRVLAEKLRREAEEAQAREQAPPPVMETFRYAMFCLLVLMCFGERLDEPAVRAIESAQYGWLMFVAKNTSVLAFWPALTRILFRDRLQEGLAARQRQKELFVPLIDARRVRKQQLVKNQGGAAVAPEEETTTTTTFEHSYVDTLLDIRLPEEGDRALTDDEISNLCSEFLTAGTDTTSTALQWIMAELVKNPDAQEKLYSEVKATCGDEQGEDAEEDTQKMPYLKAVVLEGLRRHPPAHFVLSHKAAEDMEVGGYLIPKGASVNFTVAEMGWDEREWDRPMEFVPERFLAGGDGEGVDVTGSREIKMMPFGAGRRICAGLGIAMLHLEYFVANLVREFEWKEVPGDEVDFAETREFTTVMKKPLRAHLVRRTTCLNGD, encoded by the coding sequence ATGGCCACAGCACAGCTCCTAATCCTCGccgccctcctcctcctgcccCTCGTCGCCGTCCTGCTTGGAAAGCTGCACGGGCCCCGCAAGGGCAAGAACGGCGCCCGGCTCCCGCCGTGCCCACCGGGTCTGCCGTTCGTCGGCAACCTGCTGCTGCTGAGGCGCTACTCGTCCGACGTGGAGGCGCTGCTCCGGCGCCTCGTCGCGCGTTACGGCCCCGTCGTCTCGCTGCGGGTAGGGCCGAGCCTGTCGATCTTCATCGCTGACCGCCGCATCGCGCACGCGGCGCTGGTCGAGAGCGGGGCCGCGCTCGCCGACCGCCACGCCGTCACGCGCGCGCTGCTGGGGGAGAGCGGCAACACCATCTCGCGGTCCAGCTACGGTCCCGTGTGGCGGCTTCTGCGCCGCAACCTCGTCGCCGAGACGCTGCACCCGTCGCGGGTGAAGCTGTTCGCGCCGGCGCGCGCGTGGGGGCGCCGCGTGCTCGCGGAGAAGCTCCGGCGGGAGGCCGAGGAGGCCCAGGCGAGAGAACAGGCGCCGCCCCCCGTGATGGAGACGTTCCGGTACGCCATGTTCTGCCTCCTCGTGCTCATGTGCTTCGGCGAGCGGCTGGACGAGCCCGCGGTGCGCGCCATCGAGTCCGCGCAGTACGGCTGGCTCATGTTCGTGGCCAAGAACACGAGCGTGCTCGCGTTCTGGCCGGCACTGACCAGGATCCTCTTCCGCGACCGCCTCCAGGAGGGGCTTGCCGCTCGACAGCGGCAGAAGGAGCTCTTCGTGCCATTGATCGATGCGCGCCGAGTGCGCAAGCAGCAGCTGGTCAAGAACCAAGGTGGTGCCGCGGTGGCGCCAGAAgaggagacgacgacgacgacgacgttcgAGCACTCGTACGTGGACACGCTGCTCGACATCAGGCTACCCGAAGAGGGGGACCGCGCGCTCACTGACGACGAGATCTCCAACCTCTGCTCCGAGTTCCTCACCGCTGGCACCGACACGACGTCCACCGCGCTGCAGTGGATCATGGCCGAGCTGGTCAAGAACCCGGACGCACAGGAGAAGCTCTACAGCGAGGTCAAGGCGACGTGCGGCGACGAGCAAGGGGAAGATGCCGAGGAGGACACGCAGAAGATGCCGTACCTCAAGGCCGTCGTCCTCGAGGGACTGCGCCGGCACCCCCCTGCACACTTCGTGCTGTCGCACAAGGCGGCGGAGGACATGGAGGTCGGCGGGTACCTGATCCCCAAGGGCGCGTCGGTGAACTTCACGGTGGCAGAGATGGGGTGGGACGAGCGGGAGTGGGACAGGCCCATGGAGTTCGTGCCGGAGCGGTTCCTGGCAGGCGGCGACGGTGAGGGCGTGGACGTGACTGGCAGCAGGGAGATCAAGATGATGCCTTTCGGCGCCGGGCGGCGAATTTGCGCCGGGCTTGGCATCGCCATGCTTCACTTGGAGTACTTCGTGGCCAACTTGGTTAGGGAATTCGAATGGAAAGAGGTGCCCGGCGACGAGGTGGATTTCGCCGAGACTCGCGAATTCACCACTGTCATGAAGAAACCGCTCCGCGCGCACCTGGTGCGCAGAACCACTTGTTTGAATGGCGATTGA
- the LOC8065166 gene encoding UPF0496 protein 4, whose protein sequence is MSRAHDGHKSFFPVGNPFRMIFPRGAHLSPKLTELLASYEDGLASSLRKLKPEATSEVLTLSWMKLAVDCLSELHTNIATLITELELPLSDWDQKWVDIYLNSSVKLLDICIALSSELSRLDQGQLLVRYLLNVLDSGSDMPSQEQLKKAAVSLKEWIERASERSPRLDSCLAALHELSGNLCLMKVKHSAKGKVLMRALYGIEAVTVLICSVLVAVLSGSFKPLVEFDVPEKFGWSTAFIDLRKAISGELSTQLSRGSVPAVKELEDVEVCARQLHALTCAAQLEEENASLAHAFSHSKEVVLPVTTAQEGGHVDNLKMAEDISCQHEVIMLQSITTGGMDTADIKEDAKTIGHTKEVMVPDKTSDRGHLDDNAKQATGVGTEINCLERREELLNCISSMSKSAERLRLGLDSLSKRVGDFFQIVLTGRDALLCNLRISDGGKVAAEVRS, encoded by the coding sequence ATGAGCCGCGCTCACGACGGCCACAAGTCCTTCTTTCCAGTGGGGAATCCCTTCAGGATGATTTTCCCAAGAGGAGCCCACCTGTCTCCGAAGCTCACCGAGCTCCTCGCTTCGTATGAGGATGGCCTGGCCTCGAGCTTGAGGAAGCTCAAGCCAGAGGCCACCTCAGAGGTGCTCACGCTATCATGGATGAAGCTCGCCGTGGACTGCTTATCGGAGCTGCACACCAATATAGCCACCCTGATTACTGAGCTTGAGCTGCCCTTATCGGACTGGGACCAGAAGTGGGTGGACATTTACCTGAACAGCAGTGTGAAGCTGCTGGACATCTGCATTGCACTGAGCTCAGAGCTCTCTCGGTTGGATCAAGGGCAGCTGCTTGTGCGATATCTCCTGAATGTGTTGGACTCTGGGAGCGACATGCCATCCCAGGAGCAGCTCAAGAAAGCTGCGGTGTCGCTTAAGGAATGGATCGAGCGAGCAAGTGAAAGGTCTCCGAGGCTTGATAGCTGCTTGGCAGCGCTACATGAGCTTTCTGGGAACCTTTGCCTGATGAAGGTTAAGCATTCTGCTAAGGGGAAAGTGCTCATGCGGGCATTGTATGGAATCGAGGCCGTTACAGTCTTAATCTGCAGCGTCCTTGTAGCCGTTCTGTCAGGTAGCTTCAAGCCACTGGTGGAGTTTGATGTCCCTGAGAAATTTGGTTGGTCTACGGCCTTCATTGATCTCCGTAAGGCCATAAGTGGGGAACTTAGCACTCAACTATCCAGAGGTAGTGTTCCAGCTGTAAAAGAGCTGGAGGATGTTGAGGTATGTGCTAGACAGCTGCATGCATTGACTTGTGCTGCTCAGCTTGAAGAGGAGAATGCTAGCTTGGCTCATGCTTTTAGCCATTCAAAGGAAGTGGTCCTGCCAGTTACTACAGCCCAGGAAGGAGGCCATGTGGATAATCTTAAGATGGCTGAGGACATTAGCTGTCAGCATGAAGTCATCATGCTGCAAAGCATTACTACAGGAGGAATGGATACAGCTGACATCAAGGAGGATGCCAAGACTATCGGCCATACAAAAGAAGTGATGGTGCCTGATAAAACAAGTGACAGAGGACACCTAGATGATAACGCAAAGCAGGCCACTGGTGTTGGCACTGAGATCAATTGCTTGGAAAGGAGAGAGGAGCTGCTGAACTGCATCTCCAGCATGTCGAAAAGCGCTGAAAGGCTCCGGTTGGGGTTGGACTCACTGTCGAAGCGGGTGGGTGACTTCTTCCAGATCGTACTTACAGGGCGTGATGCACTACTTTGCAATCTCAGGATTTCAGATGGGGGCAAGGTTGCTGCAGAGGTCAGGTCTTAA
- the LOC8065852 gene encoding uncharacterized protein LOC8065852 isoform X2 — protein MEPPDPSIQLQLQEEAQQKGKQKEKIYNNKDATRSILKDQLEVDFGCPATNPFVPTSPSASLNNWHNQLGLMYNVQKHEGTSTQAWYTERANTVPSVISINESGTIDGCSSNLPQKQNSSKESLTGLLMEQLRNSQEEMYSLSQEMQGSYTSLLFGSQNFQESMRVQEQLLEYYTGNKINISTTAETSQAHQASNRTRG, from the exons ATGGAGCCTCCAGATCCATCAATCCAGCTTCAACTACAGGAAGAAGCACAACAAAAAGGG AAACAAAAGGAGAAGATCTATAACAACAAGGATGCAACAAGATCGATACTAAAAGATCAGCTGGAG GTGGATTTTGGATGCCCTGCAACAAATCCATTTGTACCAACAAGTCCAAGCGCTTCGCTGAACAACTGGCACAATCAATTGGGGCTCATGTACAACGTCCAG AAGCATGAAGGAACATCAACCCAAGCCTGGTATACAGAAAGAGCAAATACAGTTCCTAGTGTAATTTCAATCAATGAATCAGGAACAATAGATGGATGCAGTTCAAACCTTCCTCAAAAACAAAATAGCAGCAAG GAAAGCTTGACAGGATTGCTGATGGAGCAACTCAGAAACTCACAAGAAGAAATGTACTCG TTATCTCAGGAAATGCAAGGATCATACACAAGTTTACTATTTGGTTCACAAAACTTTCAG GAAAGTATGCGAGTTCAGGAACAGTTATTGGAATACTACACAGGAAACAAAATTAATATATCTACAACAGCAGAGACATCACAG GCTCACCAAGCAAGCAACAGAACAAGAGGATGA
- the LOC8065852 gene encoding uncharacterized protein LOC8065852 isoform X4, protein MEPPDPSIQLQLQEEAQQKGKQKEKIYNNKDATRSILKDQLEVDFGCPATNPFVPTSPSASLNNWHNQLGLMYNVQKHEGTSTQAWYTERANTVPSVISINESGTIDGCSSNLPQKQNSSKESLTGLLMEQLRNSQEEMYSLSQEMQGSYTSLLFGSQNFQAHQASNRTRG, encoded by the exons ATGGAGCCTCCAGATCCATCAATCCAGCTTCAACTACAGGAAGAAGCACAACAAAAAGGG AAACAAAAGGAGAAGATCTATAACAACAAGGATGCAACAAGATCGATACTAAAAGATCAGCTGGAG GTGGATTTTGGATGCCCTGCAACAAATCCATTTGTACCAACAAGTCCAAGCGCTTCGCTGAACAACTGGCACAATCAATTGGGGCTCATGTACAACGTCCAG AAGCATGAAGGAACATCAACCCAAGCCTGGTATACAGAAAGAGCAAATACAGTTCCTAGTGTAATTTCAATCAATGAATCAGGAACAATAGATGGATGCAGTTCAAACCTTCCTCAAAAACAAAATAGCAGCAAG GAAAGCTTGACAGGATTGCTGATGGAGCAACTCAGAAACTCACAAGAAGAAATGTACTCG TTATCTCAGGAAATGCAAGGATCATACACAAGTTTACTATTTGGTTCACAAAACTTTCAG GCTCACCAAGCAAGCAACAGAACAAGAGGATGA
- the LOC8065853 gene encoding uncharacterized protein LOC8065853 has translation MASKRNFSRVVEGTNRGDHCQSEVESGLLSTANINMLEQFLVFCKSKKMNEHNVAPKGINGGPNDGAKVHGESNSFRDKLNMYFGEFLPANVVDDLCKLVHENSYGKCSFCLMPTESLVLSVLQILLDAAKTADQMKEKNGAAPVVENNHAVCNDNSVPSILRDNRRSSSVKEQSNRRIVEGNFEVRKPIGDPKNDGTTVAHAQNSIASRGPSLFADDNSLRNPYLILDTPIVLHHGKFKADEFTSVPANVATMNKKGRIESPKPLPDVEVLGVSRFKDRCMQLGKLNDELYNRRNVSSMAACPTINLTGGIPEGRRFLITDEEKAYYKIICGLAYSQWSCFKAVEFSKTSVTYSSLGQSVEPRGKVDNFFVACMCRKFLEDEHPRQSKKHYFYPKVGGCLYTYNCIYDMDTVRNCFLGANSAHKLHLSDKLCFPIIIEKHWFVFIVDLKNKLFVFLDSYFSDNHNFQVRARTKLINAFKDSWHQYAEGNVDVDTFSVFYPPVSKQNNVVDCSVFALKFMELWDRNVDLRDLLDHSDIPDIRVKLGIDLFFSKGNCIDKSLVMNLYKQGVDPRVCN, from the exons ATGGCTTCTAAGAGGAATTTCTCCCGTGTTGTAGAGGGAACTAATCGAGGAGACCATTGTCAGTCAGAAGTTGAATCT ggATTGTTGTCTACTGCAAACATTAACATGTTGGAGCAATTTCTGGTTTTTTGCAAATCCAAG AAAATGAATGAGCATAATGTAGCTCCAAAAGGAATCAATGGAGGTCCCAATGATGGTGCTAag GTTCATGGAGAATCAAATTCATTCAGGGACAAGCTTAACATGTATTTTGGCGAGTTTTTGCCTGCAAAT GTGGTTGATGATTTATGCAAGCTTGTTCATGAGAATTCTTATGGGAAGTGTAGTTTTTGTCTAATGCCTACTGAGAGTCTAGTCCTAAGTGTTCTTCAAATTTTATTGGATGCTGCAAAGACTGCCGATCAGATGAAAGAGAAGAATGGTGCTGCTCCTGTTGTTGAGAACAATCACGCAGTTTGTAATGATAATTCTGTTCCATCTATTCTAAGAG ATAATCGTCGCAGTTCATCAGTCAAGGAGCAATCTAACAGGCGCATTGTTGAAGGAAATTTTGAAGTCAGGAAACCCATAGGAGATCCAAAGAATGACGGCACCACTGTTGCTCACGCTCAG AACTCTATTGCATCTAGAGGACCTTCACTTTTTGCAGATGACAATTCTCTGAGAAATCCTTACTTGATTTTGGACACCCCTATAGTTTTGCATCATGGCAAATTTAAAGCTGATGAGTTTACTTCTGTTCCAG caAATGTTGCTACTATGAACAAGAAAGGTAGAATTGAATCCCCTAAG CCATTACCTGATGTGGAAGTTTTGGGTGTGTCACGTTTCAAAGATCGTTGCATGCAATTAGGGAAGTTAAATGATGAACTATATAACAGAAGAAATGTGAGTAGTATGGCAGCTTGTCCAACAATCAATTTAACTGGTGGTATTCCAGAAGGAAGACGATTTTTAATTACTGATGAAGAAAAGGCGTATTATAAAATCATATGTGGTCTTGCTTACAGCCAATGGAGTTG TTTCAAGGCAGTTGAGTTTTCCAAGACTAGTGTGACGTATTCTTCTTTAGGTCAATCTGTTGAGCCTAGGGGGAAAGTAGATAATTTTTTTGTTGCTTGTATGTGTCGGAAATTTTTAGAGGATGAGCACCCAAGACAGTCGAAGAAACATTACTTTTATCCAAAAGTTGGT ggttGTCTTTATACCTACAACTGCATTTATGATATGGACACAGTCAGGAATTGCTTTCTTGGTGCGAATTCTGCTCATAAGCTTCATTTGTCAGACAAG CTATGCTTTCCTATCATTATAGAGAAGCATTGGTTTGTCTTTATTGTTGACTTGAAGAATAAACTTTTTGTGTTTTTGGATTCTTACTTTTCTGATAATCACAACTTCCAAGTTCGAGCAAGGACCAAGCTT aTTAATGCATTCAAGGATTCTTGGCATCAGTATGCTGAGGGCAACGTAGATGTTGACACATTCTCTGTGTTCTATCCTCCAGTTTCAAAACAAAATAATGT CGTTGATTGCAGTGTTTTTGCCCTAAAATTCATGGAGCTATGGGACAGGAACGTTGATCTCAGGGATTTGCTTGACCATTCTGATATTCCCGATATAcgtgtgaagcttggaattgaCTTATTCTTCAGCAAAGGAAATTGCATCGACAAATCTCTCGTAATGAACTTGTATAAGCAG GGTGTCGATCCTCGTgtttgcaattag